One segment of Salvia splendens isolate huo1 chromosome 20, SspV2, whole genome shotgun sequence DNA contains the following:
- the LOC121781333 gene encoding uncharacterized protein LOC121781333: MATTSLPRLVVFNVPKAGTNTYVYRKDDGSVVDGENDKFSELVKIEVERSKTNNERIHLRFSHKNRYWQKNASDDSIVAVSNKPEEDTTKASCTLFEPVQQSDNVVYLTHIQTGWRVMLNNSTGGFYVDKNSVGAPLGFVDWDTLVKLPKHVAFLGDNGRYLKALGHNGFKYLQFGIDDPNDILSGNEVSLMRDGHVRIKSDLWGSYWRWASNWIYVDSDDVTANNKSTLFWPVKINENTIALRSAGNGLFCKRLTEDGMESCLNAGVSNITSEARLQVQELVMERKIYNVTYRMEDARIYGEAPYLARTMIREYYK; this comes from the exons ATGGCAACCACTTCTCTTCCAAGACTTGTTGTGTTTAACGTCCCAAAAGCCGGTACAAACACTTATGTATACCGCAAAGACGATGGGTCTGTTGTTGATGGAGAAAACGACAAGTTCAGCGAGCTCGTCAAGATCGAAGTTGAACGATCAAAAACCAATAACGAACGCATTCATCTCCGATTTTCTCATAAAAACAGATATTGGCAAAAAAACGCAAGTGATGACTCCATCGTGGCGGTATCAAACAAGCCTGAGGAGGATACCACGAAGGCGTCCTGCACGCTCTTCGAGCCCGTCCAGCAATCGGACAATGTGGTCTACTTGACTCACATCCAGACCGGTTGGCGCGTGATGCTGAACAACTCCACGGGGGGTTTCTACGTGGACAAAAACAGTGTGGGCGCGCCTCTGGGGTTTGTGGACTGGGACACATTGGTCAAACTGCCGAAACACGTGGCATTTTTAGGAGACAACGGGAGATACCTCAAGGCACTTGGACATAATGGGTTCAAGTATCTCCAGTTCGGAATCGACGATCCTAACGACATCTTATCAGGCAATGAAGTCTCACTGATGCGCGACGGCCACGTCCGGATAAAGTCTGATCTCTGGGGTTCGTACTGGCGGTGGGCCTCTAATTGGATTTACGTGGATTCCGACGACGTCACGGCCAACAACAAAAGCACTCTCTTCTGGCCGGTCAAAATCAACGAAAACACGATCGCGCTGAGAAGCGCTGGCAACGGCCTTTTCTGCAAGCGCCTGACGGAGGACGGGATGGAAAGTTGCCTTAACGCGGGGGTGAGCAACATCACGAGCGAGGCGAGATTGCAAGTGCAGGAGCTGGTGATGGAGAGGAAGATCTACAACGTGACGTATCGGATGGAGGATGCCAGGATATACGGGGAGGCGCCTTATTTGGCCAGGACcatgatacga gagtattataaatag